From the genome of Miscanthus floridulus cultivar M001 chromosome 10, ASM1932011v1, whole genome shotgun sequence, one region includes:
- the LOC136487389 gene encoding phosphatidate phosphatase PAH2-like isoform X2 has protein sequence MYAVGKVGSLISRSVYSVSGPFHPFGGAVDVVVVQQQDGSFKSSPWYVRFGKFQGVLKSREKVVDISVNGVEAGFHMYLDSNGEAYFLRNADPSGEEEGEFIVSPASSGDEREVPIQEAQLRKSKSTSCDSSTMEADVGVGKILARTTSRQTTILERMFGRKSVKNNAHAVDRVSSLERAEIAAELLDTKWSTNLPRSSKTNGSNDEPSKSNLAEVSNNDQMETSKPNGSTDEPSKSNLAEVSNNDQIETSKPVFSEHSLDHGKEMDSDCDNAHCNSCSPRGGRNSSAHETDQCLQATIVKKEVVEIHTRESSDFTDNITSITHQHGSESLSNDLGTDKLTHQSVDTQDELLHDVEDVDGRETHTEEVISNVIFEIHVVETDITSGKSEVVSEIVTVDSDGANQNFTDSNYQNYVTTDISAERHEVSLIPSAHDAVQEKIVTLSSSETVEGSLDAVQEKVVILSSSETVESSYAVPCILDDTVHDASDISESDSVQREEHSSISDVSTEKIISEESSLVCYGAPSNKKDLVNVVVQECEAFISENPAPQILEENGPDMDVSTDSVSLSHADAAHDLACQHVSSSVVETPSYELDIGPEDVTKNSIVENEACSRELVVSVIQTSMGDGLTECIAQPTVFSNKIEVEGSPTAVGFSSLVSVEVQNTKLEDDTNKSSSVIGDEVGFAPEATAELDEEAEPAVSFSEYTEEIQFQFSDTENFADRKATDDMVANKTTGEVEHDESDCDTKKQEGGDVVLANDLENCSDSVKPVTSSVSIPAIDFQSGDSNIEAKSLPNLRSHIHDLERSDSFQLSRSLQSNAENNGVDPVKSTNSAFLEQKSEVIGDSEENTSPPEVTSNVAPDGKHADDLKVDAFIPFTELSLCRHLLSEGMGEDAACSAFDSEKVTLEKFRDMKQSLMRNNKLVVRIAGRYFPWDAAAPIVLGMISFSEEQVFEPKGMIKVERVEQSEAPGGSWRIWPFSFRRTRTISAIQPVCESTVETSVSTPKESTPIKELDRERNKSRAKRIERKVRSLTPTSEELASLDLREGRNVLTFTFSTAIVGKQQVDCHIYLWKWNTRIVISDVDGTITKSDVLGQFMPLVGVDWSQNGVAHLFSAIKENGYQLLFLSARAISQAHITRQFLFNLKQDGKALPDGPVVISPDGLFPSLYREVIRRAPHEFKISCLEAIKDLFPHDSNPFYAGFGNRDTDELSYLKVGIPMGKIFIINPKGEVAVNRRVDTKSYTSLHALVHGMFPPISSSSEQEDYNAWNYWKMPLPDVDL, from the exons ATGTATGCCGTGGGGAAGGTGGGCAGCCTCATCTCCCGCAGCGTGTACTCCGTGTCCGGCCCATTCCACCCGTTCGGTGGCGCGGTCGACGTCGTCGTCGTGCAGCAGCAGGACGGCAGCTTCAAGAGCTCGCCGTGGTACGTGCGGTTCGGCAAGTTCCAGGGGGTGCTCAAGTCGAGGGAGAAGGTGGTCGACATCTCTGTCAATGGCGTCGAGGCGGGGTTCCACATGTACCTGGACAGCAACGGCGAGGCCTACTTCCTCAGGAATGCGGACCCGAGCGGCGAGGAGGAAGGGGAGTTCATCGTCTCCCCCGCCTCGTCGGGAGATGAGCGGGAGGTGCCGATCCAGGAGGCTCAGCTGAGGAAGTCGAAGAGCACTTCGTGTGATAGCTCGACGATGGAAGCTGATGTCGGTGTGGGCAAGATTCTTGCGAGGACAACCTCGAGGCAGACAACCATACTTGAAAGGATGTTTGGTCGGAAATCGGTTAAGAATAATGCCCATGCTGTGGATAGGGTGAGTTCGTTGGAGCGAGCAGAGATTGCTGCGGAACTCCTTGATACCAAGTGGTCAACAAATCTCCCACGGAGTTCAAAAACTAATGGTTCAAATGATGAGCCTTCCAAGAGCAATTTGGCAGAAGTTAGCAACAATGATCAGATGGAAACATCAAAACCTAATGGTTCAACTGATGAACCTTCCAAGAGCAATTTGGCAGAAGTTAGCAACAATGATCAGATTGAAACCTCAAAACCTGTGTTTTCAGAACATAGCTTGGATCATGGAAAAGAGATGGACTCTGACTGCGACAATGCTCACTGCAATTCATGTAGCCCCCGTGGAGGAAGAAACAGTTCAGCACATGAAACCGATCAGTGTTTACAAGCCACTATTGTGAAGAAAGAGGTGGTTGAGATACACACGCGTGAGAGTAGCGACTTCACTGATAATATCACTTCAATCACACATCAACATGGGTCAGAATCTTTGTCAAATGATCTGGGAACAGATAAACTTACGCATCAGTCTGTCGATACTCAAGATGAGTTGCTGCATGATGTTGAAGATGTCGATGGAAGGGAGACACATACAGAGGAGGTTATTTCCAATGTCATTTTTGAAATCCATGTTGTTGAGACAGACATTACAAGTGGTAAGAGTGAGGTGGTTTCTGAGATTGTTACTGTTGATTCTGATGGAGCTAACCAAAATTTTACAGATTCAAATTACCAAAATTATGTTACCACAGATATATCAGCTGAAAGGCATGAGGTTTCATTGATCCCTTCTGCACATGATGCAGTTCAAGAGAAAATTGTTACCCTCAGCAGTTCTGAGACTGTGGAGGGATCACTAGATGCAGTTCAAGAGAAAGTAGTCATTCTCAGCAGTTCTGAGACTGTGGAGAGCTCATATGCTGTGCCCTGTATTTTGGATGACACAGTTCATGATGCTTCCGATATCTCAGAGTCTGACAGTGTACAACGTGAGGAGCACTCTAGTATCTCTGATGTGAGCACAGAAAAGATAATTTCTGAGGAAAGTTCTTTAGTATGCTATGGCGCTCCCAGCAACAAAAAGGACTTGGTTAATGTAGTTGTTCAAGAATGTGAAGCTTTTATCTCAGAAAATCCTGCTCCCCAAATCTTGGAAGAGAATGGTCCAGATATGGATGTATCTACCGACAGTGTTTCCCTTTCCCATGCAGACGCAGCTCATGATTTAGCTTGTCAGCATGTTTCTTCTAGTGTTGTAGAGACACCAAGTTATGAGCTTGACATCGGTCCTGAAGATGTAACAAAGAACTCAATTGTGGAAAATGAAGCATGCAGCAGGGAGCTTGTTGTTTCTGTTATTCAGACCTCAATGGGAGATGGACTGACAGAATGCATTGCTCAGCCAACTGTTTTTTCTAATAAAATAGAAGTAGAGGGCTCACCAACTGCTGTTGGATTTTCCAGTTTGGTTAGTGTTGAAGTGCAAAACACAAAACTAGAAGATGACACAAACAAATCTAGTTCTGTGATTGGAGATGAAGTTGGTTTTGCACCTGAGGCTACAGCTGAGCTTGatgaagaagcagaaccagcTGTATCATTCTCTGAATATACAGAAGAAATTCAGTTTCAATTTAGTGATACTGAAAATTTTGCAGATAGAAAGGCCACGGATGACATGGTGGCTAACAAAACAACTGGTGAAGTAGAACATGATGAATCTGATTGTGACACCAAAAAACAGGAAGGAGGTGATGTAGTTCTTGCAAATGACTTGGAGAACTGTTCTGATTCAGTAAAGCCTGTGACTAGCTCTGTTTCTATTCCTGCAATTGACTTCCAGTCAGGAGATAGTAACATAGAGGCTAAATCTCTACCAAATCTCCGTTCTCATATACATGATCTTGAAAGGTCTGATAGTTTTCAGCTAAGCCGCTCACTACA ATCAAATGCTGAAAATAATGGGGTTGACCCAGTCAAGAGCACGAATTCTGCTTTTCTTGAGCAGAAATCAGAAGTTATTGGTGATTCAGAAGAAAATACCAGCCCACCTGAGGTTACCAGCAATGTAGCACCTGATGGCAAGCATGCTGATGACCTGAAAGTTGATGCATTCATTCCTTTTACAG AATTATCACTATGCAGGCACCTGTTATCTGAAGGCATGGGGGAGGATGCTGCTTGCAGTGCATTTGATTCTGAGAAGGTAACCTTAGAGAAGTTCCGTGACATGAAGCAATCACTGATGCGAAACAACAAACTAGTTGTTAGGATTGCTGGCCGCTATTTTCCCTGGGATGCTGCTGCGCCTATAGTGCTTGGTATGATTTCTTTCAGTGAGGAACAAGTTTTTGAACCCAAAGGAATGATAAAGGTGGAGCGGGTTGAGCAAAGTGAAGCTCCAGGTGGCAGCTGGAGAATCTGGCCATTTAGTTTCAGACGAACAAGGACTATTAGTGCTATCCAGCCAGTTTGTGAAAGTACTGTTGAGACTTCTGTATCTACTCCTAAAGAATCCACACCAATTAAAGAACTAGATAGAGAAAGGAATAAATCCAGGGCAAAGAGGATTGAGAGGAAGGTGCGATCACTCACTCCGACATCTGAGGAGCTTGCATCTCTTGATCTCAGAGAGGGAAGGAACGTGCTAACATTTACTTTCTCAACTGCAATTGTTGGGAAACAGCAG GTTGATTGCCACATATATTTATGGAAATGGAATACACGCATTGTAATATCTGATGTGGATGGAACTATCACTAA GTCTGATGTTCTTGGGCAGTTCATGCCACTAGTTGGAGTTGATTGGTCCCAAAATGGAGTTGCTCATTTGTTTTCTGCAATAAAG GAAAATGGATATCAGCTTCTATTTCTGAGTGCACGCGCTATTTCACAAGCCCACATTACAAGACAGTTTCTTTTCAACCTAAAGCAG GATGGCAAAGCACTTCCTGATGGCCCTGTTGTTATATCTCCAGATGGTCTCTTCCCGTCACTTTACAGAGAAG TCATCAGAAGAGCTCCGCATGAATTCAAGATTTCATGTCTAGAG GCTATCAAAGATTTATTTCCACACGACTCAAATCCATTTTATGCTGGATTTGGAAATAGAGATACAGATGAGCTTAGCTACCTCAAGGTTGGTATTCCTATGGGCAAGATCTTCATAATAAACCCCAAG GGTGAAGTTGCAGTGAATCGGCGGGTTGATACAAAGTCATACACATCCTTGCATGCTCTTGTCCATGGGATGTTCCCTCCAATATCGTCATCGTCTGAGCAG GAGGACTACAATGCTTGGAATTACTGGAAGATGCCATTGCCTGATGTTGATTTGTGA
- the LOC136487389 gene encoding phosphatidate phosphatase PAH2-like isoform X1 — MYAVGKVGSLISRSVYSVSGPFHPFGGAVDVVVVQQQDGSFKSSPWYVRFGKFQGVLKSREKVVDISVNGVEAGFHMYLDSNGEAYFLRNADPSGEEEGEFIVSPASSGDEREVPIQEAQLRKSKSTSCDSSTMEADVGVGKILARTTSRQTTILERMFGRKSVKNNAHAVDRVSSLERAEIAAELLDTKWSTNLPRSSKTNGSNDEPSKSNLAEVSNNDQMETSKPNGSTDEPSKSNLAEVSNNDQIETSKPVFSEHSLDHGKEMDSDCDNAHCNSCSPRGGRNSSAHETDQCLQATIVKKEVVEIHTRESSDFTDNITSITHQHGSESLSNDLGTDKLTHQSVDTQDELLHDVEDVDGRETHTEEVISNVIFEIHVVETDITSGKSEVVSEIVTVDSDGANQNFTDSNYQNYVTTDISAERHEVSLIPSAHDAVQEKIVTLSSSETVEGSLDAVQEKVVILSSSETVESSYAVPCILDDTVHDASDISESDSVQREEHSSISDVSTEKIISEESSLVCYGAPSNKKDLVNVVVQECEAFISENPAPQILEENGPDMDVSTDSVSLSHADAAHDLACQHVSSSVVETPSYELDIGPEDVTKNSIVENEACSRELVVSVIQTSMGDGLTECIAQPTVFSNKIEVEGSPTAVGFSSLVSVEVQNTKLEDDTNKSSSVIGDEVGFAPEATAELDEEAEPAVSFSEYTEEIQFQFSDTENFADRKATDDMVANKTTGEVEHDESDCDTKKQEGGDVVLANDLENCSDSVKPVTSSVSIPAIDFQSGDSNIEAKSLPNLRSHIHDLERSDSFQLSRSLQSNAENNGVDPVKSTSNAENNGVDPVKSTNSAFLEQKSEVIGDSEENTSPPEVTSNVAPDGKHADDLKVDAFIPFTELSLCRHLLSEGMGEDAACSAFDSEKVTLEKFRDMKQSLMRNNKLVVRIAGRYFPWDAAAPIVLGMISFSEEQVFEPKGMIKVERVEQSEAPGGSWRIWPFSFRRTRTISAIQPVCESTVETSVSTPKESTPIKELDRERNKSRAKRIERKVRSLTPTSEELASLDLREGRNVLTFTFSTAIVGKQQVDCHIYLWKWNTRIVISDVDGTITKSDVLGQFMPLVGVDWSQNGVAHLFSAIKENGYQLLFLSARAISQAHITRQFLFNLKQDGKALPDGPVVISPDGLFPSLYREVIRRAPHEFKISCLEAIKDLFPHDSNPFYAGFGNRDTDELSYLKVGIPMGKIFIINPKGEVAVNRRVDTKSYTSLHALVHGMFPPISSSSEQEDYNAWNYWKMPLPDVDL; from the exons ATGTATGCCGTGGGGAAGGTGGGCAGCCTCATCTCCCGCAGCGTGTACTCCGTGTCCGGCCCATTCCACCCGTTCGGTGGCGCGGTCGACGTCGTCGTCGTGCAGCAGCAGGACGGCAGCTTCAAGAGCTCGCCGTGGTACGTGCGGTTCGGCAAGTTCCAGGGGGTGCTCAAGTCGAGGGAGAAGGTGGTCGACATCTCTGTCAATGGCGTCGAGGCGGGGTTCCACATGTACCTGGACAGCAACGGCGAGGCCTACTTCCTCAGGAATGCGGACCCGAGCGGCGAGGAGGAAGGGGAGTTCATCGTCTCCCCCGCCTCGTCGGGAGATGAGCGGGAGGTGCCGATCCAGGAGGCTCAGCTGAGGAAGTCGAAGAGCACTTCGTGTGATAGCTCGACGATGGAAGCTGATGTCGGTGTGGGCAAGATTCTTGCGAGGACAACCTCGAGGCAGACAACCATACTTGAAAGGATGTTTGGTCGGAAATCGGTTAAGAATAATGCCCATGCTGTGGATAGGGTGAGTTCGTTGGAGCGAGCAGAGATTGCTGCGGAACTCCTTGATACCAAGTGGTCAACAAATCTCCCACGGAGTTCAAAAACTAATGGTTCAAATGATGAGCCTTCCAAGAGCAATTTGGCAGAAGTTAGCAACAATGATCAGATGGAAACATCAAAACCTAATGGTTCAACTGATGAACCTTCCAAGAGCAATTTGGCAGAAGTTAGCAACAATGATCAGATTGAAACCTCAAAACCTGTGTTTTCAGAACATAGCTTGGATCATGGAAAAGAGATGGACTCTGACTGCGACAATGCTCACTGCAATTCATGTAGCCCCCGTGGAGGAAGAAACAGTTCAGCACATGAAACCGATCAGTGTTTACAAGCCACTATTGTGAAGAAAGAGGTGGTTGAGATACACACGCGTGAGAGTAGCGACTTCACTGATAATATCACTTCAATCACACATCAACATGGGTCAGAATCTTTGTCAAATGATCTGGGAACAGATAAACTTACGCATCAGTCTGTCGATACTCAAGATGAGTTGCTGCATGATGTTGAAGATGTCGATGGAAGGGAGACACATACAGAGGAGGTTATTTCCAATGTCATTTTTGAAATCCATGTTGTTGAGACAGACATTACAAGTGGTAAGAGTGAGGTGGTTTCTGAGATTGTTACTGTTGATTCTGATGGAGCTAACCAAAATTTTACAGATTCAAATTACCAAAATTATGTTACCACAGATATATCAGCTGAAAGGCATGAGGTTTCATTGATCCCTTCTGCACATGATGCAGTTCAAGAGAAAATTGTTACCCTCAGCAGTTCTGAGACTGTGGAGGGATCACTAGATGCAGTTCAAGAGAAAGTAGTCATTCTCAGCAGTTCTGAGACTGTGGAGAGCTCATATGCTGTGCCCTGTATTTTGGATGACACAGTTCATGATGCTTCCGATATCTCAGAGTCTGACAGTGTACAACGTGAGGAGCACTCTAGTATCTCTGATGTGAGCACAGAAAAGATAATTTCTGAGGAAAGTTCTTTAGTATGCTATGGCGCTCCCAGCAACAAAAAGGACTTGGTTAATGTAGTTGTTCAAGAATGTGAAGCTTTTATCTCAGAAAATCCTGCTCCCCAAATCTTGGAAGAGAATGGTCCAGATATGGATGTATCTACCGACAGTGTTTCCCTTTCCCATGCAGACGCAGCTCATGATTTAGCTTGTCAGCATGTTTCTTCTAGTGTTGTAGAGACACCAAGTTATGAGCTTGACATCGGTCCTGAAGATGTAACAAAGAACTCAATTGTGGAAAATGAAGCATGCAGCAGGGAGCTTGTTGTTTCTGTTATTCAGACCTCAATGGGAGATGGACTGACAGAATGCATTGCTCAGCCAACTGTTTTTTCTAATAAAATAGAAGTAGAGGGCTCACCAACTGCTGTTGGATTTTCCAGTTTGGTTAGTGTTGAAGTGCAAAACACAAAACTAGAAGATGACACAAACAAATCTAGTTCTGTGATTGGAGATGAAGTTGGTTTTGCACCTGAGGCTACAGCTGAGCTTGatgaagaagcagaaccagcTGTATCATTCTCTGAATATACAGAAGAAATTCAGTTTCAATTTAGTGATACTGAAAATTTTGCAGATAGAAAGGCCACGGATGACATGGTGGCTAACAAAACAACTGGTGAAGTAGAACATGATGAATCTGATTGTGACACCAAAAAACAGGAAGGAGGTGATGTAGTTCTTGCAAATGACTTGGAGAACTGTTCTGATTCAGTAAAGCCTGTGACTAGCTCTGTTTCTATTCCTGCAATTGACTTCCAGTCAGGAGATAGTAACATAGAGGCTAAATCTCTACCAAATCTCCGTTCTCATATACATGATCTTGAAAGGTCTGATAGTTTTCAGCTAAGCCGCTCACTACAATCAAATGCTGAAAATAATGGGGTTGACCCAGTCAAGAGCACATCAAATGCTGAAAATAATGGGGTTGACCCAGTCAAGAGCACGAATTCTGCTTTTCTTGAGCAGAAATCAGAAGTTATTGGTGATTCAGAAGAAAATACCAGCCCACCTGAGGTTACCAGCAATGTAGCACCTGATGGCAAGCATGCTGATGACCTGAAAGTTGATGCATTCATTCCTTTTACAG AATTATCACTATGCAGGCACCTGTTATCTGAAGGCATGGGGGAGGATGCTGCTTGCAGTGCATTTGATTCTGAGAAGGTAACCTTAGAGAAGTTCCGTGACATGAAGCAATCACTGATGCGAAACAACAAACTAGTTGTTAGGATTGCTGGCCGCTATTTTCCCTGGGATGCTGCTGCGCCTATAGTGCTTGGTATGATTTCTTTCAGTGAGGAACAAGTTTTTGAACCCAAAGGAATGATAAAGGTGGAGCGGGTTGAGCAAAGTGAAGCTCCAGGTGGCAGCTGGAGAATCTGGCCATTTAGTTTCAGACGAACAAGGACTATTAGTGCTATCCAGCCAGTTTGTGAAAGTACTGTTGAGACTTCTGTATCTACTCCTAAAGAATCCACACCAATTAAAGAACTAGATAGAGAAAGGAATAAATCCAGGGCAAAGAGGATTGAGAGGAAGGTGCGATCACTCACTCCGACATCTGAGGAGCTTGCATCTCTTGATCTCAGAGAGGGAAGGAACGTGCTAACATTTACTTTCTCAACTGCAATTGTTGGGAAACAGCAG GTTGATTGCCACATATATTTATGGAAATGGAATACACGCATTGTAATATCTGATGTGGATGGAACTATCACTAA GTCTGATGTTCTTGGGCAGTTCATGCCACTAGTTGGAGTTGATTGGTCCCAAAATGGAGTTGCTCATTTGTTTTCTGCAATAAAG GAAAATGGATATCAGCTTCTATTTCTGAGTGCACGCGCTATTTCACAAGCCCACATTACAAGACAGTTTCTTTTCAACCTAAAGCAG GATGGCAAAGCACTTCCTGATGGCCCTGTTGTTATATCTCCAGATGGTCTCTTCCCGTCACTTTACAGAGAAG TCATCAGAAGAGCTCCGCATGAATTCAAGATTTCATGTCTAGAG GCTATCAAAGATTTATTTCCACACGACTCAAATCCATTTTATGCTGGATTTGGAAATAGAGATACAGATGAGCTTAGCTACCTCAAGGTTGGTATTCCTATGGGCAAGATCTTCATAATAAACCCCAAG GGTGAAGTTGCAGTGAATCGGCGGGTTGATACAAAGTCATACACATCCTTGCATGCTCTTGTCCATGGGATGTTCCCTCCAATATCGTCATCGTCTGAGCAG GAGGACTACAATGCTTGGAATTACTGGAAGATGCCATTGCCTGATGTTGATTTGTGA
- the LOC136485918 gene encoding GRF1-interacting factor 2-like translates to MQQQMPMQPAPAAAAAAAPPAAGITTEQIQKYLDENKQLILAILENQNLGKLAECAQYQAQLQKNLLYLAAIADAQPQPPQNPAGRPQMMQPGIVPGAGHYMSQVPMFPPRTPLTPQQMQEQQQQQLQQQQAQALTFPGQMVMRPATINGMQQPMQADPARAAELQQPPPVPADGRVSKQDTTAGVSSEPPPNESHKTTTGADSEAGGDVAEKS, encoded by the exons ATGCAGCAGCAGATGCCCATGCAGCCGGCGcccgctgctgctgcggcggcggcgcccccgGCGGCCGGCATCACTACCGAGCAGATCCAAAAG TATTTGGACGAAAATAAGCAACTTATTTTGGCCATCCTGGAAAATCAGAACTTAGGAAAGTTGGCTGAATGTGCTCA GTATCAAGCTCAACTTCAAAAGAACCTCTTGTACCTGGCTGCGATTGCTGATGCCCAACCCCAACCACCGCAAAACCCTGCAGGTCGCCCTCAG ATGATGCAACCTGGTATAGTGCCAGGTGCGGGGCATTACATGTCACAAGTACCAATGTTCCCTCCAAGAACTCCATTAACCCCACAGCAAAtgcaagagcagcagcagcaacagcttcAGCAGCAGCAAGCGCAGGCTCTTACATTCCCTGGGCAGATGGTCATGAGACCAGCTACCATCAACGGCATGCAGCAGCCTATGCAGGCTGACCCTGCCCGGGCAGCGGAGCTGCAGCAGCCACCACCTGTCCCAGCCGACGGGCGAGTAAGCAAGCAGGACACAACGGCTGGCGTGAGCTCAGAGCCTCCTCCAAATGAGAGTCACAAGACCACAACTGGAGCAGATAGCGAGGCAGGTGGTGACGTGGCAGAGAAATCCTAA
- the LOC136485917 gene encoding DNA-directed RNA polymerase I subunit rpa49-like codes for MADAETLSTPPRASASASASTKKKKKHSKKHKATDVAPTNVTVEAPTDVTVKAPTDVTVDEAPTNVTVEAPTDVTVDEAPTNVTVDASLTGGSSYAAAAPVVGYFPSGYDPLAAAAAAAAGAESSPRTRLFRHEKHPTWVDLVVRSPGGGPDFVGRSYAGEAAAPQLCEYALGVLDKASGTLRVVPIAAKKILRLEPHLEVQRPAHSQHSEVASEAASAAGNDELKVQDLTMMYGTKMDRDKDNKWRSLNEQRNDPSAFEDIDLGGSETAANTIDSQEPVLTRNIPPYDPTADTSEKAYLLDEIIPKSMRQHLLQIIDHFESGEFSSKGYGGFVSKRVHKLNELQGEDKERFAWILSYIQHLLSLLARNDSMSKRQRKERNENQTNRGPATPQAVYRRLLLMFTEPGSSVMSTEKNELLINYILVLTLFADDFRSNPNDICEDLKMTRQKLKPYYDQLGCKSVSEGAFKGSVMTLPAPLKFPKDVTRKRRRQ; via the exons ATGGCGGACGCCGAAACCCTATCCACGCCCCCccgcgcctccgcctccgcctccgcctccaccaagaagaagaagaagcactcCAAGAAGCACAAGGCCACCGACGTAGCCCCCACCAATGTCACCGTCGAAGCCCCCACCGATGTCACCGTCAAAGCCCCCACAGATGTCACCGTCGACGAAGCCCCCACCAATGTCACCGTCGAAGCCCCCACCGATGTCACCGTCGACGAAGCCCCCACCAATGTCACCGTCGACGCCTCCCTCACGGGCGGTTCCTCCTACGCCGCGGCCGCCCCCGTGGTCGGCTACTTCCCCTCCGGCTACGaccccctcgccgccgccgccgccgccgccgcgggggcgGAGTCTTCCCCCCGCACCCGGCTTTTCCGGCACGAGAAGCACCCCACCTGGGTGGACCTCGTGGTCCGGAGCCCCGGTGGCGGACCCGACTTCGTCGGCCGGAGCTATGCCGGTGAGGCCGCCGCGCCGCAGCTCTGCGAGTATGCGCTCGGCGTCCTTGACAAGGCCTCCGGCACCCTCAGGGTCGTTCCCATTGCCGCCAAGAAG ATTCTGAGGCTAGAGCCACATCTTGAAGTGCAGCGCCCAGCACATTCGCAGCACTCTGAGGTGGCATCAGAAGCTGCTTCAGCTGCAGGAAATGATGAATTGAAGGTTCAAGATTTGACCATGATGTATGGAACAAAGATGGACAGGGACAAG GACAATAAGTGGAGATCGTTAAATGAACAAAGGAATGATCCTTCTGCTTTTGAGGACATTGACCTTGGAGGATCAGAGACTGCTGCCAACACCATTGATAGTCAGGAACCAGTACTTACTCGGAACATTCCACCTTATGATCCTACCGCAGATACATCAGAAAAGGCATATCTTTTGGATGAGATTATTCCAAAGAGTATGCGGCAACACCTTTTACAAATTATCGATCATTTTGAATCAGGAGAATTTTCCTCAAAAGGCTATGGGGGTTTTGTCTCAAAACGTGTGCACAAGTTGAACGAGCTTCAG GGTGAAGATAAAGAGCGGTTTGCTTGGATACTGTCCTACATCCAACATCTCCTATCTTTATTGGCACGGAATGACTCCATGTCCAAGCGCCAACGGAAAGAGAGAAATGAAAACCAGACAAACCGTGGACCAGCAACCCCGCAGGCTGTATATCGCAGGCTGTTGCTGATGTTTACGGAACCAGGGTCCAGTGTCATGTCAACAGAGAAAAATGAGCTTCTGATCAACTACATATTGGTCCTAACACTTTTTGCCGATGACTTCAGATCTAATCCTAACGACATATGTGAGGACCTTAAAATGACCCGCCAAAAGCTTAAACCATATTATGACCAGTTGGGGTGCAAATCTGTGTCAGAAGGTGCTTTTAAGGGCAGTGTCATGACGCTTCCAGCCCCTCTCAAGTTCCCAAAGGATGTTACGAGAAAGCGGCGACGGCAATAG